One window of the Nicotiana tabacum cultivar K326 chromosome 4, ASM71507v2, whole genome shotgun sequence genome contains the following:
- the LOC107777023 gene encoding uncharacterized protein LOC107777023, translated as MESSLKMETSNSNAQNRPCKRLLFDRRYGWVFDEWKDPAEDALAGGRGMFCIVPLGKAFLKMASQMIDVAANSAVKLLEKPDLLSPAAVQANIKDQLHRMNSSMKKLELDLSKLITDVRPELPCPSNLPEDSHK; from the exons ATGGAATCGAGCTTaaaaatggaaacttcaaactcAAACGCCCAAAATCGCCCCTGCAAACGCCTCCTATTTGACCGGCGCTATGGTTGGGT GTTTGATGAGTGGAAAGACCCAGCAGAAGACGCCTTAGCTGGTGGAAGAGGAAT GTTCTGCATTGTGCCTCTTGGTAAAGCTTTCCTGAAGATGGCTAGCCAAATG ATTGACGTTGCTGCCAACTCTGCTGTTAAACTTCTTGAAAAGCCAGACTTGCTTTCACCTGCAGCGGTACAAGCTAATATCAAGGACCAACTCCATAGAATGAATTCTTCTATGAAGAAACTGGAGTTGGATCTAAGTAAGCTTATAACAGATGTCAGGCCGGAGTTGCCTTGTCCTTCAAATCTGCCTGAAGATAGTCACAAATAA